Sequence from the Parvicella tangerina genome:
GTTTGTCTATTGATCGTAGCCCTAAACCTAAAGTCAATTAGGTTGATAAGCTCTGTAGAAGCAAACTCGATTTGGCGATACTGAGCACTTTGAAACCCACTTGCTGGGGTTAGCGTATCTCTAAACTTCATGTATTGAGATACTTCCATTCCTTCTTTCATCACATCAAAAGATGTAGCAAGCATGTCAAAATACCTAGACACTCTATTTAAACGATCAGCAAAGAACTGTGTGGTCAACTCTTGATTATGAGCTACCTGATGAATTTCCCATAAAATCATTTTGAATAAAAGCTCATTGATCTGATGGTAAACAATGAATACCATTTCGTCTGGAAGGTCCGTTCTTTGAACTTGAAGGTTTAACAAAGCATCCGTTTGGATATAATCCCAGTAAGTAATATCAGTACCGTGCAAAAGTCCGCTCAGGTGAACGTCAAGGTTTTGTCCAGACTTAGCGTATTTTTCTTCTAAAAGCTGTAATAATTCTTCTCGTGATTGTAACATTTTATTGGTTATTAGTGGTTAGTGAATAGTTCTTAGCGCCTAGCACTTAGTCACTAATAGCCAACGGATCACGATCTTTAATTAATATATACTTTCTTAACTTCATTTATACTGCTTCCGCTTGAAAAATCGAATGAATTAGCTCGTCAATGGTATCATTTTCGAACCGGGCTTCAATATCGTTTTCACGCATAATCTTTTCTATAAAATCATCCTGTTCTTTTCCTTTTTGCATGGCTTCAGCATAAGGTATATTACTGAAGGATACCATTGAATAGAGTGATAAATACTTTTCTGGATAGAGATCATGGATACGATGTTCGAACTTCTTCTTCAACAAGAAATGAGGGTCTGCTACTAAATCGCGCATCACCTTATAGTTATGAACCGAAAGATCCTGCAGTGCATCACCATTTGGTTTTCTAACCTCCTGATACTCTTTGAAGACTTCCGTCCAATTCTCATTGTGCTTTTTCATGAGTTGTCCCATCACATAACAATCCTCCATAGAAGCATTCATCCCTTGTCCGTAGAAAGGTACGGTAGCATGCGCAGCATCACCCAATAAGGCAAAATTTTCATGCGTCCAAGGGTAACACCTCATCAACGCTAATGAAGATAATGGGTGCGTTTCCCATTGGTCTGCAACATCTGGCATCATGGCGTGAAAATCAGGGAAAACTTCTCTAAAGAATTGATCTACATCATCTCTGGAGTTTAATTTATCAAAAGAATACTCGTGATTTTCAAAAGGCATGAAAAGGGTGCAGGTAAATGACCCATCTTCATTCGCCAAAGCAATTAACATAAATTCGCCTCTAGGCCAAATATGTAATGCATTTTTATCCAACTTATAAGAACCGTCTTCATTCGCTGGAAGTAAGATTTCACGATAGCCATCAGCGATGTAGTTCTGACTGAAGTTGAAACGATCTACTTTTTGAAAGCCGTTGTAACGCACAGCAGAAAATGCGCCATCACATGCAAATACAACATCTGATTGATGCTCAATCGTTTCATTTGTCTCTTTGTTGAGAAGTGTCACTTTGGTATTTTCAAAATCAACATCCACACATTGATGATTGTAGTGAATGGTAACATCTCCACTTTGTTCTGCAGCATCCATCATACGAGCATTGATGCCTCCTCTGGAAACGGAAAAGATCGCTTGACCTTCTTCACCATAAGGTTGAAAGGTGAGCTTTGCCTTTT
This genomic interval carries:
- a CDS encoding tryptophan 2,3-dioxygenase family protein, which produces MLQSREELLQLLEEKYAKSGQNLDVHLSGLLHGTDITYWDYIQTDALLNLQVQRTDLPDEMVFIVYHQINELLFKMILWEIHQVAHNQELTTQFFADRLNRVSRYFDMLATSFDVMKEGMEVSQYMKFRDTLTPASGFQSAQYRQIEFASTELINLIDFRFRATINRQTPYSYAFENLYWQAAGKDPKTKKKSALLSNFEKRYRSEFIEFMKEYNTINLWTRYKSLPENERNDVNLKNAMRHYDHTVNVKWVMAHYNAAAKYIDSGEGSAEATGGSDWRKYMHPRYQRRIFFPELWTEAELENWGVDNLETIEILKK
- a CDS encoding FAD-dependent oxidoreductase, which encodes MKTGTIVGAGLAGSLWAVYLAKAGYKVTVFERRPDIRKAEISAGKSINLALSERGWTALREVGLDRMVEDLAIPMYGRIMHDEKAKLTFQPYGEEGQAIFSVSRGGINARMMDAAEQSGDVTIHYNHQCVDVDFENTKVTLLNKETNETIEHQSDVVFACDGAFSAVRYNGFQKVDRFNFSQNYIADGYREILLPANEDGSYKLDKNALHIWPRGEFMLIALANEDGSFTCTLFMPFENHEYSFDKLNSRDDVDQFFREVFPDFHAMMPDVADQWETHPLSSLALMRCYPWTHENFALLGDAAHATVPFYGQGMNASMEDCYVMGQLMKKHNENWTEVFKEYQEVRKPNGDALQDLSVHNYKVMRDLVADPHFLLKKKFEHRIHDLYPEKYLSLYSMVSFSNIPYAEAMQKGKEQDDFIEKIMRENDIEARFENDTIDELIHSIFQAEAV